One stretch of Prinia subflava isolate CZ2003 ecotype Zambia chromosome 19, Cam_Psub_1.2, whole genome shotgun sequence DNA includes these proteins:
- the LOC134560335 gene encoding tRNA (32-2'-O)-methyltransferase regulator THADA-like isoform X5, giving the protein MVFPAVCALTREQKDCHYYCFQACALWLQRLRESLAALWHLTGTRILAQDTELLQEVTQLLWNNAETPVEGVSEFIHSSFRLLLEIYHLECQHFQDQERSLYKQMLQRVVSMPWQIKARYVPLCAIVPYMGSQQVLDAYPDLPQHLLSCLSTNHLCPAAAEVYKVLVRQQCSEWRDGQRGTEVALAEHWALRWLPLLSQALCSPLPILQSNAANHLLTWTLRQLPATQAPLAAQFGGKDTMSLRAWVSLLKAQKSVAGALPLGDEALERLSLCLGTCEEGVRLAALGLLCCSPNTNQPLSGTEVQLLREFLPLNLNCDSSSFRQLLQAAVRKALVRLRDSSLAQLRGKAPRRSGPGNGAELLAQAVGFVEWLLQLSVASLSPGSNYQRKKTALLLLAAVLETCTDTWSPDRKKGQPPRTMATLLSYARQSGCWDFFSQPNLFALLSCLQDSTNEIRDLASELLVRYFPATFPEPIALALFQLAQDTLGSPRVQEAEAGAVLMKTILQKSDSGTMKSLSLEAEAALTLPTRGLCFAQHLLHMLQAQYKVACQDLLRAAATAPMHGAIAALRRCLLQVPEVAESMQAAELVQSWQEVLTHLVTTVRDITSLLLGALQSQQGPSADEQAAAPSFAEMGNAIGSLIMLGKGQGQEEEEGDSILLSEEHSLILTCCWVSVKEIGLLLGGLAELLLSPALPAGLGPLLPLPTLQMASRVFQEILLRCRHWGAVEGCSMGFTKFCAALLNHPDPELQAIPRAVLEQGLEALSGPRSSSITRRAAGFPMLFLCIVSGETPAQARPLLTRCIQTLLALAATALPQDWDQTLDLPQVCALHVLQTLVRGAGLGGAVLCHATPMMALALRGLGSPCWAMRNAAIQLFSALTSRLLGQPGSHRDGCPSEGLSLHAFLGQHPKLGAVLLGELKVATAPTSGGPRLHPALHAILTLLAQLQPGTDSPGSPSAPFLGPLLGLAESPIYAVRAMAAKALVPVVPPPQRCRLLLQLARQLPAAPGQILSHNTVHGRLLQLRALLASATASGGLSAEALHPVALQLEARGWLLTPAQRCPLLRAAFLQVLALLPTSLSPGFAQYICDTISTKLGSLPQRGEPGCAEPQVGSAVLHQTMAHFMCSEAARLADSERIAAVCSLLQQPNPDIQLAILSWVIAGEGGTCKEMENALGLTLLESLRSVLQEGRDKEFLRLYLEALLHLYRDPSSWSQEASSKLQGSSASCLELLLHMVEAECPGPDLLFQALCAASLLLAHQCGDEDGALVERWCAALEECSRCPWSEVLRLAAAHSLRTAGAAVVQPALRAARPSLVPVALRLINVAIHLLQDEEREVRHEASGFASLLRQSPGELLQDGCIFVQDNVGLQSLLELLLREFGEHPETFNSLLQHIPTLDLRSVVEELEANNFSPRPASLYKEDEPNVFAEPAVLARQLLPVLVQLLEKAPTGSPLHASALQWLEAKGPGLLRDLQYCKHCWSQGTAVHWGMKALGCARLHTALAVLLVRARLVAQVLQVLGEGATAVPGLGCGTQEMEQELELVQGLLVQHGLAPVPNQDNAPGELRPLPGTDNSRHAAV; this is encoded by the exons GTGCTGGATGCCTACCCGGACCTGCCGCAGCATCTCCTGAGCTGCCTCTCCACCAACCACCTGTGTCCTGCCGCTGCCGAGGTGTACAAGGTCCTGGTGCGGCAGCAGTGCAGCGAGTGGCGGGATGGGCAGCGGGGCACAGAGGTGGCCCTGGCAGAGCACTGGGCACTGCGCTGGctccccctgctctcccaggccctctgctctcccctgcccaTCCTGCAGAGCAACGCTGCCAACCACCTCCTCACCTGGACCCTGCGGCAGCTCCCAGCCACCCAGGCACCGCTGGCCGCCCAGTTTGGTGGCAAGGACACGATGTCACTCCGGGCTTGGGTGtcactgctgaaggcacagaagagtGTGGCAGGGGCGCTGCCGCTGGGGGATGAGGCGCTGGAGCGGCTctccctctgcctgggcacCTGCGAGGAGGGCGTTCGGCTGGCAgcgctggggctgctctgctgcagccccaacACCAACCAGCCCCTCTCGGGCACCGAGGTGCAGCTGCTGCGGGAGTTCCTGCCCCTCAACCTCAACTGCGACTCCTCCTCGTTccggcagctgctgcaggcagcggTGCGGAAGGCGCTGGTGCGGCTGCGGGACAGCTCGCTGGCCCAGCTGCGGGGGAAGGCACCGCGGCGCTCCGGGCCGGGTaatggagctgagctgctcgCCCAGGCAGTAG GCTTTGTGGaatggctgctgcagctcagcgTCGCCTCACTCAGCCCAGGCTCCAACTACCAGAGGAAGAAGAcggctctgctcctcctggctgctgttttGGAGACCTGCACAGACACCTGGAGCCCTGACAGGAAGAAGGGCCAGCCCCCAC GGACCATGGCCACACTGCTGAGCTACGCCAGGCAAAGCGGCTGCTGGGACTTCTTCTCCCAGCCCAATTTGTTtgcactgctgagctgcctACAGGACAGCACTAACGAG ATCAGAGACTTGGCCTCGGAGCTGCTTGTCCGCTACTTCCCCGCCACATTCCCTGAGCCCATTGCCCTGGCTCTCTTCCAGCTGGCCCAGGACACCCTGGGCAGCCCCCGTGTGCAGGAGGCtgaagctggagctgtgctgatgAAGACCATTTTGCAGAA GTCAGACAGTGGCACCATGAAGAGCCTGTCCCTGGAGGCTGAGGCAGCCCTGACGCTGCCCACCCGAGGGTTGTGCTTCGCCCAACACCTTCTCCACATGCTGCAAGCCCAGTACAAGGTGGCATGCCAGGACCTGCTGcgggcagcagccactgcaccAATGCATG GAGCCATCGCAGCCCTGCGCCGGTgcctgctccaggtgccagaggtGGCCGAATCCATGCAGGCAGCAGAGTtggtgcagagctggcaggaggtcCTCACCCACCTCGTGACCACAGTGAGAGACATCACCTCCCTTCTCCTgggtgctctgcagagccagcaaGGCCCCAGTGCTGATGAGCAAG ctgctgccccatcATTTGCAGAGATGGGGAACGCCATTGGCTCCCTCATCATGCTGGGGAAGGGCCAGGGgcaagaggaagaggaaggggattCAATCCTGCTGTCAGAGGAGCACAGCCTGATCTTGACGTGCTGCTGGGTGTCAGTGAAG GAGATcgggctgctcctggggggcCTGGCCGAGCTGCTGCtatccccagcactgcctgctggaCTGGGGCCCCTCCTGCCGCTCCCCACCCTGCAGATGGCCTCCAGGGTGTTCCAGGAAATCCTGCTGCGGTGCCGGCACTGG ggagcagTGGAGGGCTGCAGCATGGGCTTCACCAAATTCTGTGCTGCGCTGCTGAACCACCCGGATCCAGAGCTGCAGGCCATCCCgcgggctgtgctggagcag GGCTTGGAGGCACTGAGTGGGCCCCGGAGCAGCTCGATCACACGCCGTGCTGCCGGCTTCCCCATGCTCTTCCTCTGCATCGTCAGCGGGGAGACCCCGGCGCAGGCACGGCCGCTCCTGACCCGCTGCATCCAGACACTGCTGGCCTTGGctgccacagcactgccacaggACTGGGACCAGACCCTCGACCTCCCACAG GTGTGTGCCCTCCACGTGCTGCAGACGCTGGTCCGCggggcggggctgggcggggcagtgctgtgccatGCCACACCCATGATGGCCCTGGCACTGCGGGGCCTGGGCTCGCCCTGCTGGGCCATGAGGAACGCGGCCATCCAGCTCTTCA gtgcccTCACATCCCGGCTGCTGGGACAGCCAGGGAGCCACAGGGACGGCTGCCCATCAGAGGGGCTGAGCCTACATGCCTTCCTCGGGCAGCACCCAAagctgggtgctgtgctgctcGGGGAGCTCAAGGTGGCCACAGCACCCACATCAGGGGGGCCTCGCCTGCACCCTGCACTCCATGCCATCCTCACCCTCttggcccagctgcagcctggcactgaCAGTCCTGGCAG TCCTTCTGCTCCCTTCCTGGGgccactgctggggctggcagagagcCCCATCTACGCCGTACGAGCGATGGCTGCCAAGGCTCTGGTGCCTGTAGTCCCCCCTCCCCAGCGCTGcaggctcctcctgcagctggcccGGCAGCTCCCCGCAGCACCCGGACAGATCCTCTCGCACAACACCGTCCACGGGCGCCTGCTGCAGCTGCGGGCACTGCTGGCCTCGGCCACGGCCTCCGGGGG GCTGTCGGCCGAGGCGCTGCACCCCgtggctctgcagctggaggcgCGGGGCTGGCTGCTCACCCCTGCCCAGCGCTGCCCCCTCCTCCGCGCCGCCTTCCTCCAGGTGCTCGCCCTCCTGCCCACATCCCTCAGCCCTGGCTTTGCCCAGTACATCTGTGACACCATCAGCACCAAGCTGGGCAGCCTCCCACAGCGGggagagccaggctgtgccGAGCCACAG gtgggctcagccGTTCTCCACCAAACCATGGCCCACTTCATGTGCAGCGAGGCAGCCCGGCTGGCAGACAGCGAGCGGATTGCTGCCGTCTGCTcactcctccagcagcccaaCCCTGACATCCAGCTTGCCATCCTGAGCTGGGTGattgctggggagggaggaacGTGCAAGGAGATGGAGAACGCCCTTGGGCTGACATTGCTG GAGAGCTTGCGGTCGGTGCTGCAAGAGGGAAGGGACAAAGAGTTCCTGAGATTGTACCTTGAGGCTTTGCTGCATCTTTACAGAGATCCCTCGTCATGGTCCCAGGAAGCTTCCAGCAAGCTCCAGGGCTCCTCCGCATcatgcctggagctgctgctgcacatggTGGAGGCTGAATGTCCTGGGCCTGATCTCCTCTTCCAGGCACTGTGTGCTGCCAGCCTGCTGCTCGCCCACCA GTGTGGGGACGAGGACGGCGCGCTGGTGGAGCGCTGGTGCGCGGCGCTGGAGGAGTGCAGCCGCTGCCCTTGGTCGGAGGTGCTGCGGCTGGCGGCCGCCCACTCCCTGCGGACAGCAGGGGCCGCCGTGGTGCAGCCAGCCCTGCGCGCTGCCCGGCCCTCGCTCGTCCCCGTGGCTCTGCG gCTGATAAACGTGGCCATTCACCTTCTGCAAGATGAGGAGCGGGAGGTCCGGCACGAGGCCTCAGGTTTTGCCAGCCTCCTGcggcagagcccaggggagctgctccaAGACGGCTGCATCTTTGTGCAGGACAATGTGGGGCTCCAGAGcctcctggagctccttctGAGAGAGTTTGGGGAGCACCCTGAGACCTTCAACTCACTGCTTCAACACATCCCCACCTTAGATCTCAGGAGTgttgtggaggagctggaggccaATAA CTTTTCCCCCAGACCTGCCAGCCTGTACAAGGAGGATGAACCGAACGTTTTTGCAGAGCCAGCTGTCTTGGCACggcagctgctccctgtcctggtgcagctcctggagaaggctcccaCTGGCAGCCCACTCCAtgcctcagctctgcagtggctgGAAGCCAAAGGCCCCGGTCTGCTGAGGGACCTGCAGTACTGCAAGCACTGCTGGAGCCAAG GGACTGCTGTCCACTGGGGGATGAAGgcgctgggctgtgccaggctccacacagccctggccgTGCTGCTGGTGAGGGCCCGGCTGGTGgcacaggtgctgcaggtgctgggggaAGGTGCCACCGCCGTGCCAGGCCTGGGCTGTGGCACccaggagatggagcaggagctggagctggtaCAGGGGCTGCTGGTACAGCATGGGCTGGCCCCTGTGCCAAATCAGGACAATGCACCAGGAGAGCTGCGACCACTGCCAGGGACTGACAACTCCAGGCATGCAGCAGTGTGA
- the LOC134560337 gene encoding uncharacterized protein LOC134560337 isoform X2, which yields MSGWPQCSGRARRGGLCSAADGSAVTASQCGTSPGATSATVTGSALHGDREPGSALRVPNRAHGPGECRASLPWGPKSGQAGAGHGPLDNCSSQPFLISGEISRVPAQRDAHRDKVLRKQLTMPLRWQGQGRAAAGVTLALALPPLSLSPVLHLPCSALSTADDTDSPPSPPSLAAVGCAVGPWGPWSGCSSRCGAGSRARSRQVTVPPRHGGDPCPDLKQRRGCLGQHPTCGTAKAALLPEVAKIVPRAFSQDFRDPWRRAGLPLPEPSGSCGYFRLAQVGAPCRGHAWSRGLRRGQRVCVQCWGNPSRRRPHCTGHGLPGARTFWVAASVVGCQGSWVQEGLQEGCVCSQPALIFV from the exons ATGTCTGGCTGGCCCCAGTGCAGTGGGAGAGCCCGCAGGGGTGGCCTCTGCTCTGCGGCTGATGGTAGCGCTGTCACTGCAAGCCAGTGTGGGACAAGCCCCGGTGCCACCTCTGCTACTGTCACAGGCAGTGCCTTGCACGGGGACAGGGAACCGGGGTCTGCACTGAGGGTGCCAAACAGGGCTCATGGGCCTGGGGAGTGCAgagccagcctgccctggggaccCAAATCTGGGCAGGCAGGCGCTGGCCACGGCCCCCTGGACAATTGCAGCAGTCAGCCCTTCCTAATCTCCGGGGAGATTAGCAGGGTCCCAGCTCAGCGCGATGCACACAGGGATAAAGTCCTGCGGAAGCAGCTCACAATGCCCCTGCGCTGGCAGGGTCAGGGGAGAGCGGCTGCTGGGGTCACTCTGGCCCTtgcccttcctcccctctccctgtccccggTGCTGcatcttccctgctctgctctttccaCTGCTGATGACACTgactctcctccctctcctccgtCCCTGGCAGCGGTGGGCTGTGCCGTGGGGCCCTGGGGGCCGTGGAGCGGGTGCAGCTCCCGGTGCGGGGCTGGCAGCCGGGCCCGCAGCCGCCAGGTCACTGTGCCGCCCCGGCACGGAGGGGATCCCTGTCCTGACCTCAAGCAGCGCCGCggctgcctggggcagcaccCGACCTGCGGCACGGCCAAAG CTGCTCTTCTGCCGGAGGTGGCCAAGATAGTGCCCAGGGCCTTCAGCCAGGATTTCAGAGATCCCTGGCGAAGAgctgggctgccgctgccgGAGCCCTCTGG ctcctgcgGCTATTTCCGCCTGGCGCAGGTGGGAGCCCCGTGCCGCGGGCACGCCTGGAGCCGCGGGCTGCGCCGGGGCCAGCGggtgtgtgtgcagtgctgggggaacccgtcccgccgccgcccccaCTGCACCGGGCACgggctgccaggagccag GACATTTTGGGTGGCTGCTTCTGTGGTGGGGTGCCAAGGCTCGTGGGTGCAGGAGGGCCTGCAGGAGGGCTGTGTCTGCTCCCAACCAGCTCTCATCTTCGTGTAG
- the LOC134560337 gene encoding somatomedin-B and thrombospondin type-1 domain-containing protein-like isoform X4, with protein sequence MKSLPCRGAEGRWSRRERALSPRPARGRCGTAGAPTGTAPAPHPARQSRHPGASQAPGAVRGSQAPGAMRVALLWAGWLLAAACLACATGSCRHRCCPGRNNACWAPGARRARCYCDSYCQRTGDCCQDYLATCRRAAVGCAVGPWGPWSGCSSRCGAGSRARSRQVTVPPRHGGDPCPDLKQRRGCLGQHPTCGTAKAALLPEVAKIVPRAFSQDFRDPWRRAGLPLPEPSGSCGYFRLAQVGAPCRGHAWSRGLRRGQRVCVQCWGNPSRRRPHCTGHGLPGARTFWVAASVVGCQGSWVQEGLQEGCVCSQPALIFV encoded by the exons ATGAAGTCCTTGCCCTGCCGTGGAGCCGAGGGGCGGTGGAGCAGAAGGGAACGGGCTTTGTCCCCCCGCCCAGCCCGGGGGCGGTGCGGCACGGCCGGAGCTCCCACCGGCACAGCCCCCGCTCCTCATCCAGCGAGGCAGAGCCGTCATCCCGGTGCCTCGCAGGCTCCCGGTGCCGTGCGGGGCTCGCAGGCTCCCGGAGCCATGCGGGTCGCGCTGCTCTGGGCgggctggctgctggccgcCGCCTGCCTGGCTTGTGCCACGGGCAGCTGCCGGCACCGCTGCTGCCCCGGCAGGAACAACGCGTGCTGGGCCCCCGGCGCCCGCCGGGCTCGCTGCTACTGCGACTCGTACTGCCAGAGGACCGGGGACTGCTGCCAGGACTACCTGGCCACGTGCCGCCGCGCCG CGGTGGGCTGTGCCGTGGGGCCCTGGGGGCCGTGGAGCGGGTGCAGCTCCCGGTGCGGGGCTGGCAGCCGGGCCCGCAGCCGCCAGGTCACTGTGCCGCCCCGGCACGGAGGGGATCCCTGTCCTGACCTCAAGCAGCGCCGCggctgcctggggcagcaccCGACCTGCGGCACGGCCAAAG CTGCTCTTCTGCCGGAGGTGGCCAAGATAGTGCCCAGGGCCTTCAGCCAGGATTTCAGAGATCCCTGGCGAAGAgctgggctgccgctgccgGAGCCCTCTGG ctcctgcgGCTATTTCCGCCTGGCGCAGGTGGGAGCCCCGTGCCGCGGGCACGCCTGGAGCCGCGGGCTGCGCCGGGGCCAGCGggtgtgtgtgcagtgctgggggaacccgtcccgccgccgcccccaCTGCACCGGGCACgggctgccaggagccag GACATTTTGGGTGGCTGCTTCTGTGGTGGGGTGCCAAGGCTCGTGGGTGCAGGAGGGCCTGCAGGAGGGCTGTGTCTGCTCCCAACCAGCTCTCATCTTCGTGTAG
- the LOC134560337 gene encoding SCO-spondin-like isoform X1, whose protein sequence is MSGWPQCSGRARRGGLCSAADGSAVTASQCGTSPGATSATVTGSALHGDREPGSALRVPNRAHGPGECRASLPWGPKSGQAGAGHGPLDNCSSQPFLISGEISRVPAQRDAHRDKVLRKQLTMPLRWQGQGRAAAGVTLALALPPLSLSPVLHLPCSALSTADDTDSPPSPPSLAAVGCAVGPWGPWSGCSSRCGAGSRARSRQVTVPPRHGGDPCPDLKQRRGCLGQHPTCGTAKAALLPEVAKIVPRAFSQDFRDPWRRAGLPLPEPSGWEPRAAGTPGAAGCAGASGCVCSAGGTRPAAAPTAPGTGCQEPGHFGWLLLWWGAKARGCRRACRRAVSAPNQLSSSCRIPLGRFAAHPWCQLPLFSIKYFAEE, encoded by the exons ATGTCTGGCTGGCCCCAGTGCAGTGGGAGAGCCCGCAGGGGTGGCCTCTGCTCTGCGGCTGATGGTAGCGCTGTCACTGCAAGCCAGTGTGGGACAAGCCCCGGTGCCACCTCTGCTACTGTCACAGGCAGTGCCTTGCACGGGGACAGGGAACCGGGGTCTGCACTGAGGGTGCCAAACAGGGCTCATGGGCCTGGGGAGTGCAgagccagcctgccctggggaccCAAATCTGGGCAGGCAGGCGCTGGCCACGGCCCCCTGGACAATTGCAGCAGTCAGCCCTTCCTAATCTCCGGGGAGATTAGCAGGGTCCCAGCTCAGCGCGATGCACACAGGGATAAAGTCCTGCGGAAGCAGCTCACAATGCCCCTGCGCTGGCAGGGTCAGGGGAGAGCGGCTGCTGGGGTCACTCTGGCCCTtgcccttcctcccctctccctgtccccggTGCTGcatcttccctgctctgctctttccaCTGCTGATGACACTgactctcctccctctcctccgtCCCTGGCAGCGGTGGGCTGTGCCGTGGGGCCCTGGGGGCCGTGGAGCGGGTGCAGCTCCCGGTGCGGGGCTGGCAGCCGGGCCCGCAGCCGCCAGGTCACTGTGCCGCCCCGGCACGGAGGGGATCCCTGTCCTGACCTCAAGCAGCGCCGCggctgcctggggcagcaccCGACCTGCGGCACGGCCAAAG CTGCTCTTCTGCCGGAGGTGGCCAAGATAGTGCCCAGGGCCTTCAGCCAGGATTTCAGAGATCCCTGGCGAAGAgctgggctgccgctgccgGAGCCCTCTGG GTGGGAGCCCCGTGCCGCGGGCACGCCTGGAGCCGCGGGCTGCGCCGGGGCCAGCGggtgtgtgtgcagtgctgggggaacccgtcccgccgccgcccccaCTGCACCGGGCACgggctgccaggagccag GACATTTTGGGTGGCTGCTTCTGTGGTGGGGTGCCAAGGCTCGTGGGTGCAGGAGGGCCTGCAGGAGGGCTGTGTCTGCTCCCAACCAGCTCTCATCTTCGTGTAGGATCCCCCTGGGAAG GTTTGCTGCTCACCCTTGGTGCCAGCTCCCTCTGTTTTccattaaatattttgctgaagAATGA
- the LOC134560337 gene encoding SCO-spondin-like isoform X3, with the protein MKSLPCRGAEGRWSRRERALSPRPARGRCGTAGAPTGTAPAPHPARQSRHPGASQAPGAVRGSQAPGAMRVALLWAGWLLAAACLACATGSCRHRCCPGRNNACWAPGARRARCYCDSYCQRTGDCCQDYLATCRRAAVGCAVGPWGPWSGCSSRCGAGSRARSRQVTVPPRHGGDPCPDLKQRRGCLGQHPTCGTAKAALLPEVAKIVPRAFSQDFRDPWRRAGLPLPEPSGWEPRAAGTPGAAGCAGASGCVCSAGGTRPAAAPTAPGTGCQEPGHFGWLLLWWGAKARGCRRACRRAVSAPNQLSSSCRIPLGRFAAHPWCQLPLFSIKYFAEE; encoded by the exons ATGAAGTCCTTGCCCTGCCGTGGAGCCGAGGGGCGGTGGAGCAGAAGGGAACGGGCTTTGTCCCCCCGCCCAGCCCGGGGGCGGTGCGGCACGGCCGGAGCTCCCACCGGCACAGCCCCCGCTCCTCATCCAGCGAGGCAGAGCCGTCATCCCGGTGCCTCGCAGGCTCCCGGTGCCGTGCGGGGCTCGCAGGCTCCCGGAGCCATGCGGGTCGCGCTGCTCTGGGCgggctggctgctggccgcCGCCTGCCTGGCTTGTGCCACGGGCAGCTGCCGGCACCGCTGCTGCCCCGGCAGGAACAACGCGTGCTGGGCCCCCGGCGCCCGCCGGGCTCGCTGCTACTGCGACTCGTACTGCCAGAGGACCGGGGACTGCTGCCAGGACTACCTGGCCACGTGCCGCCGCGCCG CGGTGGGCTGTGCCGTGGGGCCCTGGGGGCCGTGGAGCGGGTGCAGCTCCCGGTGCGGGGCTGGCAGCCGGGCCCGCAGCCGCCAGGTCACTGTGCCGCCCCGGCACGGAGGGGATCCCTGTCCTGACCTCAAGCAGCGCCGCggctgcctggggcagcaccCGACCTGCGGCACGGCCAAAG CTGCTCTTCTGCCGGAGGTGGCCAAGATAGTGCCCAGGGCCTTCAGCCAGGATTTCAGAGATCCCTGGCGAAGAgctgggctgccgctgccgGAGCCCTCTGG GTGGGAGCCCCGTGCCGCGGGCACGCCTGGAGCCGCGGGCTGCGCCGGGGCCAGCGggtgtgtgtgcagtgctgggggaacccgtcccgccgccgcccccaCTGCACCGGGCACgggctgccaggagccag GACATTTTGGGTGGCTGCTTCTGTGGTGGGGTGCCAAGGCTCGTGGGTGCAGGAGGGCCTGCAGGAGGGCTGTGTCTGCTCCCAACCAGCTCTCATCTTCGTGTAGGATCCCCCTGGGAAG GTTTGCTGCTCACCCTTGGTGCCAGCTCCCTCTGTTTTccattaaatattttgctgaagAATGA
- the SLC25A1 gene encoding tricarboxylate transport protein, mitochondrial has translation MPVPAAPRSLAAAAPAGKAKLTHPGKAILAGGLAGGIEICITFPTEYVKTQLQLDEKANPPRYKGIGDCVKQTVRDHGIRGLYRGLSSLLYGSIPKAAVRFGMFEFLSNQMRDEQGRLDSTRGLICGLGAGVAEAVAVVCPMETVKVKFIHDQTSPNPKYRGFFHGVREIVREQGLKGTYQGLTATVLKQGSNQAIRFFVMTSLKNWYKGDNPNKVMNPLVTGVFGAIAGAASVFGNTPLDVVKTRMQGLEAHKYKNTWDCAYQIMKHEGPLAFYKGTVPRLGRVCLDVAIVFIIYDEVVKFLNKVWKTD, from the exons ATGCCCgtccccgccgcgccccgcagcctggccgccgccgcccccgccggcaAGGCCAAGCTCACGCACCCCGGCAAGGCCATCCTGGCAG GTGGCCTGGCTGGAGGGATCGAGATCTGCATCACATTTCCTACTGAGTATGTGaagacacagctgcagctggatgAGAAGGCAAACCCTCCCCGCTACAAGGGCATCG GGGACTGTGTGAAGCAGACTGTCCGTGACCATGGCATCCGGGGGCTGTACCGGGGGCTCAGCTCGCTGCTGTACGGCTCCATCCCCAAGGCTGCCGTCAG GTTCGGGATGTTCGAGTTCCTCAGCAACCAGATGAGAGACGAGCAGGGGCGGCTGGACAGCACGCGGGGCCTCATCTGCGGGCTGGGGGCTGGCGTGGCTGAGGCCGTGGCCGTGGTTTGCCCCATGGAGACTGTGAAG GTGAAGTTTATCCATGACCAGACCTCTCCCAACCCCAAATACCGTGGTTTCTTCCATGGCGTCCGGGAGATCGTTCGGGAACAGG GACTGAAGGGGACCTACCAGGGCTTGACTGCAACCGTCCTCAAGCAAGGATCTAACCAGGCCATCCGCTTCTTCGTCATGACCTCCCTCAAGAACTGGTACAAAG GGGACAATCCCAACAAGGTCATGAACCCCTTAGTAACAGGGGTGTTTGGAGCCATTGCTGGAGCTGCGAGTGTCTTCGGCAACACCCCCTTGGATGTGGTGAAGACCAGGATGCAG GGGCTGGAAGCGCACAAGTACAAGAACACCTGGGACTGCGCCTACCAGATCATGAAGCACGAAGGGCCCCTGGC GTTTTACAAGGGTACAGTGCCTCGCTTGGGCCGTGTGTGTCTTGACGTGGCCATCGTCTTCATCATCTACGACGAGGTGGTCAAATTCCTCAACAAGGTGTGGAAAACGGACTGA